A window of the Chanodichthys erythropterus isolate Z2021 chromosome 21, ASM2448905v1, whole genome shotgun sequence genome harbors these coding sequences:
- the jpt1a gene encoding jupiter microtubule associated homolog 1a: MTTTTTYQGMDPTARSSSRVLRPPGGGSNLCFGTEEEKPVKKNKMASSIFDEPEDPHAHRRNNPPGGKPTGVLCGEPSAPLRRCTAQPVNQSNTTVDNNVPVNGDEDSVNVDSTEEPKPVQEQHDTPAPPCLSAAEQPAAGLPSGRRNPPGGKSSLILG, from the exons ATGACGACCACCACCACTTATCAAGGCATGGATCCGACCGCGAGGAGCAGCTCCAG AGTGCTGCGTCCACCAGGTGGAGGTTCAAACCTCTGCTTTGGCACAGAGGAAGAGaaacctgtgaaaaaaaacaaaatggcatCTAGCATATTTGATGAACCCGAGGACCCTCATGCCCATCGGAGGAACAATCCGCCAG GTGGGAAGCCTACAGGTGTGTTGTGTGGTGAGCCATCTGCCCCGCTCAGAAGATGTACTGCTCAACCAGTCAACCAAAGTAACACCACAGTCGACAATAATGTACCTGTG aATGGTGATGAAGACTCAGTCAATGTTG ATAGCACAGAAGAACCTAAACCTGTTCAGGAGCAGCATGACACACCAGCTCCTCCTTGCCTTTCTGCAGCAGAGCAGCCTGCAGCTGGGCTTCCTTCTGGCCGTAGAAACCCACCGGGGGGCAAATCCTCTCTCATCTTAGGCTAA
- the sumo2a gene encoding small ubiquitin like modifier 2a, protein MADEKPKESVKTENDHINLKVAGQDGSVVQFKIKRHTPLNKLMKAYCERQGLTMRQIRFRFDGQPINETDTPAQLEMEDEDTIDVFQQQTGGLM, encoded by the exons GAGAGTGTGAAAACAGAGAATGACCACATAAATCTGAAAGTAGCTGGGCAGGATGGCTCAGTGGTTCAGTTCAAAATCAAGCGGCACACACCACTCAACAAACTGATGAAAGCATATTGTGAGAGACAG GGGTTAACAATGCGTCAGATTCGGTTCCGGTTTGATGGGCAGCCAATTAATGAGACTGACACACCAGCTCAG TTGGAAATGGAGGATGAGGATACAATTGATGTATTTCAGCAACAGACTGGGGGCCTGATGTAA